In Felis catus isolate Fca126 chromosome A2, F.catus_Fca126_mat1.0, whole genome shotgun sequence, the following proteins share a genomic window:
- the PRR22 gene encoding proline-rich protein 22 produces MQHPKPFYAPTAPQEGFSPQGPDGTEGPGSQPLPTCTEPLPTVGSSNLYQPLNPEKEVFPAPPAGFQMAPCGCFFDPRIYRIEWATTDFGQSSLYRLTAVGGRGPPGGPAGGPASPGTYLLEPQHYLKAPVPAPPPPPYPHYLPVPGGPQYLVPYFPPEGPGPEALGFVGEGGPPAFMELPPPLLKAGPGPPPPAPKENKLPPLLITLPAEAALPPGAYGHLKGSLSQLHGPGEPLAFPSDELQGGGAGPAPLYPPGPGEPKVAEAEAAPLGAGKARAPEAARAFVLPEKVLLEDAMKLFDCLPGSAEPEGSPREAPGPALPDSGGGGDDASGDIHSLHLPDELLSFDYSVPEILDAVSNVGCLFSFKALDEEPAPRPGPPAASTVAPALRPELPGRRKAGTSSAKKGRQGGKGKQPAGPASAAPSGPRQHLGAGPH; encoded by the exons ATGCAGCACCCCAAACCCTTCTATGCGCCCACAGCTCCCCAAGAAGGCTTCAGCCCCCAGGGCCCAGATGGCACTGAGGGGCCAGGCAGTCAGCCTCTCCCCACCTGCACGGAGCCTCTTCCTACTGTGG GTTCCTCCAACCTGTATCAGCCCCTAAACCCGGAGAAAGAGGTGTTTCCAGCCCCTCCGGCAG GTTTCCAGATGGCACCCTGCGGGTGCTTCTTTGACCCCCGCATCTACCGAATCGAGTGGGCCACCACTGACTTCGGCCAGTCGTCCCTGTACAGGCTGACGGCAGTGGGCGGTCGGGGGCCCCCCGGGGGTCCGGCGGGGGGCCCCGCCTCGCCAGGCACCTACCTCCTAGAGCCCCAGCACTACCTCAAAGCCCCAGTGCCggccccaccacccccgccctaCCCGCATTACCTGCCCGTTCCCGGGGGCCCCCAGTACCTCGTGCCCTACTTCCCCCCCGAGGGGCCGGGGCCGGAGGCTCTGGGCtttgtgggggaaggggggccCCCCGCCTTCATggagctgcccccacccctgctcaagGCCGGCCCAGGgccgcccccacctgcccccaaggAGAACAAGCTGCCTCCCTTGCTCATCACGCTCCCCGCCGAGGCCGCGCTGCCCCCCGGCGCCTATGGCCACCTCAAGGGCAGCCTCAGTCAGCTCCATGGGCCCGGTGAGCCCCTGGCCTTCCCCTCCGATGAGCTGCAGGGCGGTGGGGCCGGGCCGGCCCCGCTGTACCCGCCGGGCCCTGGGGAGCCCAAGGTGGCCGAGGCCGAGGCGGCCCCGCTGGGGGCGGGCAAGGCCAGGGCCCCCGAGGCGGCCAGGGCCTTCGTGCTGCCTGAGAAGGTGCTTCTGGAAGACGCCATGAAACTCTTCGACTGCTTGCCAGGCAGCGCCGAGCCCGAGGGGTCCCCACGCGAGGCCCCCGGGCCGGCCCTGCCGGATAGCGGGGGCGGCGGAGACGACGCGTCCGGTGACATCCACTCGTTGCACCTGCCGGACGAACTGCTGTCCTTTGACTACAGCGTGCCCGAGATCCTGGACGCCGTGTCCAACGTGGGCTGCCTTTTCAGCTTCAAGGCGCTTGATGAGGAGCCGGCGCCCCGCCCAGGGCCCCCCGCCGCCAGCACCGTGGCCCCTGCCTTGCGACCTGAGCTGCCCGGCAGGAGGAAGGCCGGCACCTCGTCCGCCaagaaggggaggcagggaggcaaggGCAAGCAGCCTGCGGGCCCGGCCAGCGCCGCCCCCTCGGGGCCCAGGCAGCACCTGGGAGCCGGCCCCCATTAA
- the DUS3L gene encoding tRNA-dihydrouridine(47) synthase [NAD(P)(+)]-like isoform X1, translating to MAEGAAEAPAESGGGGDSGASAPERGVAPIKPQYLTTKEQFHEFLEARGQEKPSQETEAGDPGGSDLVEPEAKRIRLEDGQTGEAAEPGEQPQVQKRARGQNKGRPHMKPTHYDNNRLCPSLVQESAAKCFFGDRCRFLHDVGRYLETKPSDLGPRCVLFETFGRCPYGVTCRFAGAHLGPDGQNLVRDEWVQAPAVRNGLDKALQQLLRKRKVRFERAEQALRQLSRDRVPGPSPAAAVPEVAGAESAPGQDSGDTQQALPGPDAGALPSGSVWTRGPLTDEDVVRPRPCEKRKLDIHGKLYLAPLTTCGNLPFRRICKRFGADVTCGEMAVCTNLLQGQTSEWALLRRHQCEDVFGVQLEGAFPDTMTKCAELLNRTIEVDFVDINVGCPIDLVYKKGGGCALMNRSAKFQQIVRGMNQVLDVPLTVKIRTGVQERVNLAHRLLPELRDWGAALVTLHGRSREQRYTKLADWQYIEQCVTAASPMPLFGNGDILSYEDANRAMQTGVAGIMIARGALLKPWLFTEIKEQRHWDISSSERLAILQDFTRYGLEHWGSDTQGVEKTRRFLLEWLSFLCRYVPVGLLERLPQRINERPPYYLGRNYLETLMASQKAADWIRISEMLLGPVPPNFVFLPKHKANAYK from the exons ATGGCGGAGGGAGCGGCGGAGGCCCCAGCAGAGAGTGGTGGCGGCGGCGACTCGGGAGCCAGCGCGCCGGAACGGGGGGTGGCGCCCATTAAACCTCA ATACCTCACCACCAAGGAGCAGTTCCACGAGTttctggaagccagagggcagGAGAAGCCCAGCCAGGAAACCGAGGCAGGGGACCCTGGTGGCAGTGACCTGGTTGAACCTGAGGCCAAGCGGATCCGACTGGAAGATGGGCAGACGGGGGAGGCAGCTGAACCTGGGGAGCAGCCGCAGGTTCAGAAGAGAGCCCGGGGCCAGAACAAAGGGCGGCCCCACATGAAACCCACCCACTATGACAATAAtaggctctgcccctccctggtccaG GAATCAGCCGCAAAGTGTTTCTTTGGTGACCGCTGCCGTTTCCTGCATGACGTGGGCCGCTACCTGGAAACCAAGCCGTCGGACCTGGGCCCCCGCTGTGTGCTGTTCGAGACCTTCGGCAGGTGTCCCTATGGGGTCACCTGCCGCTTCGCCGGGGCGCATCTGGGACCCGACGGCCAGAACCTGGTGCGGGACGAGTGGGTCCAGGCCCCGGCCGTGCGCAACGGCCTGGACAAGGCCCTGCAGCAGCTGCTGCGAAAGCGTAAGGTCCGCTTTGAACGCGCCGAGCAGGCCCTACGCCAGCTGAGCAGGGACCGGGTgccaggcccctcccccgctgccgCAGTCCCCGAGGTCGCGGGGGCCGAAAGCGCCCCCGGGCAGGACAGTGGTGACACCCAGCAGGCCCTCCCGGGGCCGGACGCCGGTGCCCTTCCCAGCGGCTCGGTGTGGACCCGTGGGCCCCTGACGGATGAGGACGTAGTCAGGCCGCGGCCTTGTGAGAAGAGAAAG CTGGACATCCACGGCAAACTGTACCTGGCCCCCCTCACCACG tGCGGGAACCTGCCCTTCCGGCGGATCTGTAAGCGCTTCGGGGCCGACGTGACGTGTGGGGAGATGGCCGTGTGCACCAACCTGCTGCAGGGCCAGACGTCCGAGTGGGCTCTGCTCAGACGCCACCAGTGCGAGGATGTCTTTGGCGTCCAG CTCGAGGGCGCCTTCCCTGACACCATGACCAAGTGCGCCGAGCTGCTCAACCGCACCATCGAGGTGGATTTCGTGGATATCAACGTCGGGTGCCCCATTGACCTCGTGTACAAGAAG GGCGGGGGCTGTGCCCTCATGAACCGCTCGGCCAAGTTCCAGCAGATCGTCCGCGGCATGAACCAG GTGCTGGACGTGCCCCTGACGGTGAAGATCCGCACGGGCGTCCAGGAGCGCGTGAACCTGGCGCACCGGCTGCTGCCCGAGCTGCGGGACTGGGGCGCGGCCCTGGTCACG CTCCACGGCCGATCTCGGGAGCAGCGCTACACCAAGCTGGCTGACTGGCAGTACATCGAGCAGTGCGTGACAGCGGCCAGCCCCATGCCCCTGTTCG GAAACGGGGACATCCTGTCGTATGAGGATGCCAACCGTGCCATGCAGACTGGCGTCGCCGGGATCATGATCGCCCG CGGTGCCCTGCTGAAGCCGTGGCTGTTCACGGAGATCAAGGAGCAGCGGCACTGGGACATCTCGTCGTCCGAGCGCCTGGCCATCCTGCAGGACTTCACGCGCTACGGCCTGGAGCACTGGGGCTCAGACACGCAGGGCGTGGAGAAGACCCGGCGATTCCTCCTCGAGTGGCTTTCCTTCCTGTGCAG GTACGTGCCCGTGGGCCTGCTGGAGCGGCTCCCGCAGAGGATCAACGAGCGGCCGCCCTACTACCTGGGCCGCAACTACCTGGAGACGCTCATGGCCAGCCAGAAGGCGGCCGACTGGATCCGAATCAG TGAGATGCTGCTGGGACCCGTGCCACCCAACTTCGTCTTTCTGCCAAAGCACAAGGCCAACGCGTACAAGTAG
- the DUS3L gene encoding tRNA-dihydrouridine(47) synthase [NAD(P)(+)]-like isoform X2, whose amino-acid sequence MTIIGSAPPWSSWTNRLDDVTRAPKDTQPGGEGFEGLSRAAWLSQPLPVLPRRLFVSTQESAAKCFFGDRCRFLHDVGRYLETKPSDLGPRCVLFETFGRCPYGVTCRFAGAHLGPDGQNLVRDEWVQAPAVRNGLDKALQQLLRKRKVRFERAEQALRQLSRDRVPGPSPAAAVPEVAGAESAPGQDSGDTQQALPGPDAGALPSGSVWTRGPLTDEDVVRPRPCEKRKLDIHGKLYLAPLTTCGNLPFRRICKRFGADVTCGEMAVCTNLLQGQTSEWALLRRHQCEDVFGVQLEGAFPDTMTKCAELLNRTIEVDFVDINVGCPIDLVYKKGGGCALMNRSAKFQQIVRGMNQVLDVPLTVKIRTGVQERVNLAHRLLPELRDWGAALVTLHGRSREQRYTKLADWQYIEQCVTAASPMPLFGNGDILSYEDANRAMQTGVAGIMIARGALLKPWLFTEIKEQRHWDISSSERLAILQDFTRYGLEHWGSDTQGVEKTRRFLLEWLSFLCRYVPVGLLERLPQRINERPPYYLGRNYLETLMASQKAADWIRISEMLLGPVPPNFVFLPKHKANAYK is encoded by the exons ATGACAATAAtaggctctgcccctccctggtccaG CTGGACTAACAGGCTCGATGATGTCACCCGTGCGCCCAAGGACACACAACCAGGAGGGGAGGGATTTGAGGGTCTCAGCCGGGCTGCCTGGCTGTCTCAGCCCCTTCCCGTCCTCCCTCGTCGCCTCTTCGTTTCCACGCAGGAATCAGCCGCAAAGTGTTTCTTTGGTGACCGCTGCCGTTTCCTGCATGACGTGGGCCGCTACCTGGAAACCAAGCCGTCGGACCTGGGCCCCCGCTGTGTGCTGTTCGAGACCTTCGGCAGGTGTCCCTATGGGGTCACCTGCCGCTTCGCCGGGGCGCATCTGGGACCCGACGGCCAGAACCTGGTGCGGGACGAGTGGGTCCAGGCCCCGGCCGTGCGCAACGGCCTGGACAAGGCCCTGCAGCAGCTGCTGCGAAAGCGTAAGGTCCGCTTTGAACGCGCCGAGCAGGCCCTACGCCAGCTGAGCAGGGACCGGGTgccaggcccctcccccgctgccgCAGTCCCCGAGGTCGCGGGGGCCGAAAGCGCCCCCGGGCAGGACAGTGGTGACACCCAGCAGGCCCTCCCGGGGCCGGACGCCGGTGCCCTTCCCAGCGGCTCGGTGTGGACCCGTGGGCCCCTGACGGATGAGGACGTAGTCAGGCCGCGGCCTTGTGAGAAGAGAAAG CTGGACATCCACGGCAAACTGTACCTGGCCCCCCTCACCACG tGCGGGAACCTGCCCTTCCGGCGGATCTGTAAGCGCTTCGGGGCCGACGTGACGTGTGGGGAGATGGCCGTGTGCACCAACCTGCTGCAGGGCCAGACGTCCGAGTGGGCTCTGCTCAGACGCCACCAGTGCGAGGATGTCTTTGGCGTCCAG CTCGAGGGCGCCTTCCCTGACACCATGACCAAGTGCGCCGAGCTGCTCAACCGCACCATCGAGGTGGATTTCGTGGATATCAACGTCGGGTGCCCCATTGACCTCGTGTACAAGAAG GGCGGGGGCTGTGCCCTCATGAACCGCTCGGCCAAGTTCCAGCAGATCGTCCGCGGCATGAACCAG GTGCTGGACGTGCCCCTGACGGTGAAGATCCGCACGGGCGTCCAGGAGCGCGTGAACCTGGCGCACCGGCTGCTGCCCGAGCTGCGGGACTGGGGCGCGGCCCTGGTCACG CTCCACGGCCGATCTCGGGAGCAGCGCTACACCAAGCTGGCTGACTGGCAGTACATCGAGCAGTGCGTGACAGCGGCCAGCCCCATGCCCCTGTTCG GAAACGGGGACATCCTGTCGTATGAGGATGCCAACCGTGCCATGCAGACTGGCGTCGCCGGGATCATGATCGCCCG CGGTGCCCTGCTGAAGCCGTGGCTGTTCACGGAGATCAAGGAGCAGCGGCACTGGGACATCTCGTCGTCCGAGCGCCTGGCCATCCTGCAGGACTTCACGCGCTACGGCCTGGAGCACTGGGGCTCAGACACGCAGGGCGTGGAGAAGACCCGGCGATTCCTCCTCGAGTGGCTTTCCTTCCTGTGCAG GTACGTGCCCGTGGGCCTGCTGGAGCGGCTCCCGCAGAGGATCAACGAGCGGCCGCCCTACTACCTGGGCCGCAACTACCTGGAGACGCTCATGGCCAGCCAGAAGGCGGCCGACTGGATCCGAATCAG TGAGATGCTGCTGGGACCCGTGCCACCCAACTTCGTCTTTCTGCCAAAGCACAAGGCCAACGCGTACAAGTAG